One Brassica oleracea var. oleracea cultivar TO1000 chromosome C7, BOL, whole genome shotgun sequence genomic window carries:
- the LOC106302181 gene encoding ABC transporter G family member 21: MMPPNEQESSFPKTPGANQSVTSPVQETRFSSPSHVTPCPDGLSHQSRQSFVLRQSLRPIILKFEELTYSITSQTGKRSYWFGSQEPKPNRFVLNGVSGIVKPGELLAMLGPSGSGKTTLVTALAGRLHGKLSGTVSYNEEPFSSAVKRKTGFVTQEDVIYPHLTVLETLTYTALLRLPKELTRKEKIEQAETVVSDLGLTRCCNSVIGGGLVRGISGGERKRVSIGQEMLVNPSLLLLDEPTSGLDSTTAARIVSTLRTLARGGRTVVTTIHQPSSRLYRMFDKVLVLSEGSPIYSGDSGRVMEYFGSIGFQPGSNFVNPADFVLDLANGITSDTKQYDQVDINGRLDRLEEQNSVKQSLKSSYKKHLYPPLKEEVSRTYPQDQTVNGSRAKSLTNRWPTSWWMQFSVLLKRGLKERSHESFSGLRIFMVMSVSILSGLLWWHSRVAHIQDQVGLLFFFSIFWGFFPLFNAIFTFPQERPMLIKERSSGIYRLSSYYIARIVGDLPMELILPTIFVTITYWMGGLKPSLTTFLLTLMIVLYNVLVAQGVGLALGAILMDAKKAATLSSVLMLVFLLAGGYYIQHIPGFIAWLKYISFSHYCYKLLVEVQYTWDEVYECGPGLHCSVMDYEGIKNLRIGNMMWDVLALALMLFLYRVLAYLALRNL, encoded by the exons ATGATGCCTCCTAATGAGCAAGAATCTAGCTTTCCGAAAACACCGGGTGCTAACCAAAGCGTAACAAGCCCGGTTCAAGAAACCCGCTTTAGCTCTCCAAGTCATGTAACCCCATGCCCCGACGGTCTGAGTCACCAATCAAGGCAATCTTTCGTTCTACGCCAATCTTTACGTCCTATAATCCTCAAG TTTGAGGAGCTGACGTACAGTATTACATCACAAACCGGGAAAAGAAGCTACTGGTTTGGTTCACAAGAACCAAAACCGAACCGGTTCGTTCTCAACGGTGTAAGCGGGATAGTCAAGCCAGGTGAGCTACTAGCTATGCTTGGTCCATCAGGTAGTGGCAAAACAACGCTAGTAACGGCGTTAGCCGGACGTTTACACGGTAAGCTCTCAGGAACGGTTAGTTATAACGAAGAACCGTTTTCAAGCGCCGTGAAACGTAAAACGGGATTCGTTACGCAAGAAGACGTTATCTACCCACACTTAACGGTATTGGAGACGTTAACGTACACAGCTTTGCTCCGTTTACCCAAAGAACTGACCCGCAAAGAGAAAATCGAGCAGGCGGAGACTGTTGTTTCGGATCTCGGGTTGACACGGTGTTGTAACAGCGTGATCGGAGGCGGGTTGGTCCGAGGGATATCGGGTGGGGAGAGAAAACGGGTTAGTATCGGACAAGAAATGCTCGTGAACCCGAGTTTGTTGCTTCTTGATGAGCCTACGTCGGGGCTTGATTCCACGACGGCGGCGCGTATAGTCTCCACGTTGAGGACGTTGGCGCGTGGTGGTCGGACGGTGGTGACGACGATTCATCAGCCGTCGAGTAGGCTTTATAGGATGTTCGATAAAGTGTTGGTTTTGTCTGAAGGAAGTCCGATTTATAGTGGAGATTCGGGTCGGGTCATGGAGTATTTTGGTTCGATTGGGTTTCAACCGGGATCCAATTTCGTTAACCCGGCCGACTTCGTGCTTGATCTTGCTAACG GAATTACTTCGGATACAAAGCAATATGACCAAGTCGACATAAATGGGAGATTAGATCGGCTTGAAGAACAAAACTCAGTAAAACAGTCGTTAAAATCGTCTTACAAAAAACACTTATATCCACCTTTGAAAGAAGAAGTTTCTAGAACATATCCACAAGATCAAACGGTCAATGGATCGAGAGCAAAGTCTTTGACAA ATCGATGGCCAACAAGTTGGTGGATGCAGTTCTCAGTTTTACTGAAGCGAGGTTTAAAGGAGAGAAGTCATGAATCATTTTCAGGACTTAGAATATTTATGGTCATGTCGGTTTCTATACTTTCTGGCCTCTTATGGTGGCATTCTCGCGTTGCTCATATACAAGATCAG GTGGGTCTACTGTTCTTCTTCTCGATATTCTGGGGATTCTTTCCTCTCTTCAACGCCATATTTACATTCCCTCAAGAACGGCCAATGCTCATAAAAGAGCGATCCTCAGGAATCTACAGACTCTCCTCCTACTACATAGCAAGAATAGTTGGGGATTTACCAATGGAACTCATTCTTCCAACGATCTTTGTCACGATCACATATTGGATGGGAGGTCTCAAGCCATCTTTAACCACATTCCTCTTGACCCTTATGATCGTTCTCTACAATGTTCTAGTGGCTCAAGGCGTAGGGTTAGCCTTAGGAGCAATCTTGATGGATGCGAAAAAAGCAGCAACATTATCTTCGGTGTTAATGCTAGTGTTCTTACTAGCCGGAGGTTACTATATCCAGCATATACCGGGGTTCATTGCGTGGTTGAAGTATATATCTTTTAGCCATTATTGCTATAAGCTTCTTGTTGAAGTTCAATACACATGGGATGAGGTTTATGAATGTGGACCAGGGTTGCATTGTAGCGTTATGGATTATGAAGGGATTAAGAATTTGAGGATAGGGAATATGATGTGGGATGTTTTGGCTCTTGCCCTTATGTTATTTCTTTATAGAGTTCTTGCTTACCTAGCTCTAAGGAACTTGTGA